The genomic DNA GGTGGAAGACCATATAAGCAGGTACACAGATGAATGAGGACACCCCAATGCAGTAACCCAGGACGACGGTCCATTGTGGGTAGTGGTAGTGGAACAACTTGACCTCTGGAGGGAAGGCCAGgaaactgatgatgatgaactgGACGTGTGACGGGGAACAGAAGCAGAGGTCACATATTAGAGCAAATCAAACACCAAAGACTACATGAAAGCTTCTTTATGTGCTGAATCTTCATGTACTTGTCATTCGCACCCTGgtagtgcatgtgtgtgtgtaaatactgTGCATGAGCCTCACCAGCAGGAAACAGGGGCAGATCGCCACCCAGCAGACCCTCCAGAAACAACCAGGGTAGAAACCCAGCATGAGCTGGATGTCATTGCAGAATCGGTTGGTACCTGGAGCGGCCACACAGATACAAACCATCACAACAATGTCCCAAatagatccaaattaaaatcatcACATTCCATGTCATTGCGACCGCCTACCGTAGAACCAGGAGACGGCGATGACCTCGAGCAGCACCACGGTGATGACTGCAGGGCCGGTAGCGTACTCCTCAAACAGCTTCACCACAAACGCTCCTCCCTGAGACACGACACAGGCGAgatagacacagaggaggagtcaTACAActaaaaaaactatttacaaatGTCTCTTATGCAACAGGTTTCACTGACAAAGTGTAAGAcatggagcagagaggagcagggaggcttgtttgtcattttcttaCAATAATGAGAGTTGGACATAAGCAAATTATTCAGGTCACTGTGTTGCATTCAGtactttaaaaattaaattaggAACACAAAAGGTACCTTTGACAACAGCATGAGCCTCTTTATTGGTTAATCATATATCTCAAGGGAATTTAAAGATGTGACCAAAGTCTTCTAAATAGTGGCAATTGCAGACAGTCATGTGGGATGAATTATTGAATGTCCTATAATATAAGAGCATTGTTCAACTTGAAAAACGTGAAGTGGTCGTTTAACTTACGTATGTGAGCGTGGAGAGAGCCCCAAGGAAGCAGACGCACACCAAGCCGAGGACAAACCACTCGCGCCTCTTGGCCAGGAGTTGCGGGAACTCATCTAGCATGGCGGTGATCACCCCCTCTAACCCTGCAaactggagagagggagagaggggaagaaaataaataaacagagaggAAGTCATCAGAGGAtccagaataaaaaataaagaagatgGGAAGCAAAGGAATCTCAAAAAGAGGGGATTAGGGCTGTGGGAAAAGGCCACTTCTTGACTACACTATGTGGATCATTTCTCATTTACATGTGTTGCGCAGTTTAcactgtcacctcacagcaTGAAGGCTCCTGGTTTGGCCTGGGGTCTTCCTGAGAGAactttgcatgttctcccagCGTCTGTGAGGGTTATAGATGGAATTGTTATCAGGATGTTGCCAACCTTTGTGAACTAAAACCTAGCACATTTGTTTTGAGAATGCTCAGCGGTACCATCCTTTTGGTCACAAGTCGCTAAATCCATATCAGAAATGATTTATAAGGAGGTTCTATGCTGCCCCATTACTATTCCTCAGGTCCATATGAGTAtgcaagaaaagagaaaatctggCTTTTTTGGGTCTATCGGCTTAAAAGAATATTTTTGGTAGTGTGCGCGAGACcaccacacacactgtaactaATTTTTAACTCTAGTGCTCTCAGTTACATGGTCTCATGTGGGTGAAGATGATGAGTTCTTGGTGAGACGCTCTTTGAGTTGTTGAATCTCTTGTCAGAAGAGGTTTAGATCAATCACAGCATGTGCATATACAAAAATAACACTGGTCATAGTTGACATCTAACATGTGAGTATAGAGCGTGCATGCACAGATTTTTGGTACAGTAGGTGAGGATGCATATACGTGGTCACTTGTGCATGTGAAGACTTGACATGTTAGCCGTATATGGATATTGATATGTTGCTTTGGATACCAATTGCTCCTAAGTATATGACATATTCAGGGTATACCCAGAATTAATTGACTTGTATCTATATATTCAATTACGAGGTTGAGGGAAAAAAGGATGTAGCTAATAAGCTGTTCAGTAAAATCAGTCCAAGCAGAGAAGATGTTTCTGACCCAACGTGTTCAGAGAAGTTTAAAAAGAGGTAAAAACTCCAGCTGCACTTTGAGTGCATGGTACAACTTTAACTTTAGGCTTTCATCAGGGTCACAAGCTGAGACAAATCAATCGAACATTACAGTTGTTCTATTTACCTCTGAGAAGTGCTGCTGGAGTTTTTTCTTTGCATAAAATCAGCCTAGCGGTTCTATCACATTTATTCATCAGCATACACCCCCTAAAAATTAAGATACAAATTGCGTAGCCGATCCGACCCGACTTCCACGCACACGAGACGTTTCGCAGTAATATCCTCAGTCATAAAACGGAGGAGAACAGCAGTGCCAATGCTGATTCTACTCTGATTATCAGTAACGTGATAAGAGCCTTACAGGTCTCTCCAGTTGGCTGCCTACGAGCCAATAAACACCGGCTTTCGGAGACAAGATCGCTGCCCAATAGCGATATGAAAGTCCTATCACATTGTTTCCGTCCGCTGCTTTCCCAAATGGAACAGTGAGGACAAATAATACCCAACACCATTATAGAGAAAGGagcacagcagacacacaagagTCAAACAGAACAAAGCATTAGCCTGTGTAACAAGGCAAATATGAAACCTCTGTTTCCATGTTGGAGAGCGCACACATCAACAGGGCACTAGGCAACAATAGAATTAGGTAGATTGCATTAGAACCTTCGACAAACAGAACATTGACTTGGGTGTTGTAACTTCTGCATAGAAATGAGTAATGAGCAAACTAACCGTGCTGTCCAGACCCAACATGATGATCATGAGGAAAAAGATGATGGCGAAGAAAGTGGCAGCAGGCATGTTTGCTATGGCCTCAGCATAAATGATGAACAGCAGACTGGGACCTGGTGGACACAGACAAAACAGTCATGTTGAATTCATTCTTTAGTGAAGTTTATCTGAAGCTTAATTCAATGATAAATGCGAAAACATACAGTGTACATGAAGCCAAATAACGCACTTACAGATATTCCTCATGCAATATTGTCAATAGATATCTGGGCTGCATTTTACCAACAATGAGAGGTTATGTAAGAATTTCCTATCGGGTTTTATTCTGATGTGGAATCGTACCGGCATCCTTGGCCACAGCATCCACTTCCAGCTGCCTCATCTCAGCCATGTATCCCAGCACCGTGAAGATGACGAAGCCAGACAAAAAGCTGGTCAGACAGTTCACTGAGCTGGTGATCAACGCATCTCTGAAGAAGACGACATGAAAAACATACAGTCATATTGTACGTTATAGTGTTAACAAAGCACTTCACAGTACAgttaacattcacacacattcttcCTGGACTTCTATACCTAGCACTTTGTCTATCTGTCGTGCAACTCATTCACACGCCACCGACACAACTTGGGGTTCAAAGTCTGGAAAGTACACATAGGCATGCAGACTGGACGAGCCAGGAATCTAACCATCAACCCGTTCTACCtcttgagccacagctgcccgtTATTAACTATATATAACACTACTATAACATTCTAACACTACCCACAAATAGATATCAAAGCTGGCACTGACATAGATATTTTAGATAAAGGGCTTTGACTCCATGAAATGATTCTAAACACTTAACATTTCTGATGACCTATAGAACAATTTAGTTTCTTTATCAGCCCACTGTCACTGGCAAAATCTCACTTATAGCAGTTGTTGTGAAATGGGTTGTAGCTGGCGAAGGCGAGGAGCACACCAAACCCTGGacccagagagaagaagatCTGAGCTGCTGCATCAATCCACACCTTGAGGAGTGTGGAGCGTTGACGATGGTGAATGATGGTGAGACACAAAGAAAGGTGGATTAAGACAAGAGAGAAGCAGGGTTTGAGAAAGTATGTGTTGGGGAAAAGGTATCAGAGAATAACTTGCAGGATTACAACTTTTGACTCACTGTAGTGCTGAGGAGTTTTTCCCAATCAGGTTTGAGATAGAAGACCACGCCTCTCCAGGCCCCTGGCAAAGTGGCACCACGGACCAGTAAGATCAGAAGGACCAGGTAGGGGAAGGTAGCAGTCACCCACACTACCTAattcagaaacacaaaaaagagaTTTAGTCTTCTGAACTCATATGATTGATCTCTTATTGTGGCTAATATCGGTTTACACGCAATGACccttttgtcttgtcttggCTAGTTTCTGATATTGGTAACTCAACTCTGCCTGTTCATGTCAGGTTTGACTGTCAAGATTCGAATCACAACTTTGTTTCTAACCAACTCTTCACCCATTTAGATGAACGATAATGAGGGCAAAGACAAGACAGCAAAACAGCtctttcctctgcctctctgagtccatcaatctatccatccaccCTAACTGACACCCCCATTAGCAATGCAGGCGCCCCTTCGGTTACCTTTCCAGACGTCTTGACTCCTTTCCAGATGCTGAAGTAGACGATGGTGAAGATGAAGAGCAGGCAGAGGGCCAGTTGCCAGCTGACAGAGCCCAGATCGTGCAGCCCAGGGGAGAGGTGGACCTGTAGCACATGGC from Limanda limanda chromosome 6, fLimLim1.1, whole genome shotgun sequence includes the following:
- the slc6a4a gene encoding solute carrier family 6 member 4a isoform X1; the protein is METKDMMMTSIFTMDKGETDEERDEGREEEVRGEEEGTQPENGRLMLADGLAEKGPKSLTSCSGQQVSNGFNPSAPQSPREGPGTAACSGGTAPAPGGSTGSPMPLGGLRTLVVQQTSLDRPRETWSKKMDFLLSVIGYAVDLGNVWRFPYICYQNGGGAFLLPYLLMAVFGGVPLFYMELALGQFHRSGCISIWKHICPIFKGIGFAICIIALYIAFYYNTIMAWALYYLLSSLRPTLPWTTCTNSWNTANCNSYMSTDHNVSWTNSSTSPAEEFYTRHVLQVHLSPGLHDLGSVSWQLALCLLFIFTIVYFSIWKGVKTSGKVVWVTATFPYLVLLILLVRGATLPGAWRGVVFYLKPDWEKLLSTTVWIDAAAQIFFSLGPGFGVLLAFASYNPFHNNCYKDALITSSVNCLTSFLSGFVIFTVLGYMAEMRQLEVDAVAKDAGPSLLFIIYAEAIANMPAATFFAIIFFLMIIMLGLDSTFAGLEGVITAMLDEFPQLLAKRREWFVLGLVCVCFLGALSTLTYGGAFVVKLFEEYATGPAVITVVLLEVIAVSWFYGTNRFCNDIQLMLGFYPGCFWRVCWVAICPCFLLFIIISFLAFPPEVKLFHYHYPQWTVVLGYCIGVSSFICVPAYMVFHLLTAKGTFKQRLLKSITPVPSFNDHRDFIVTNAV
- the slc6a4a gene encoding solute carrier family 6 member 4a isoform X2, which produces METKDMMMTSIFTMDKGETDEERDEGREEEVSNGFNPSAPQSPREGPGTAACSGGTAPAPGGSTGSPMPLGGLRTLVVQQTSLDRPRETWSKKMDFLLSVIGYAVDLGNVWRFPYICYQNGGGAFLLPYLLMAVFGGVPLFYMELALGQFHRSGCISIWKHICPIFKGIGFAICIIALYIAFYYNTIMAWALYYLLSSLRPTLPWTTCTNSWNTANCNSYMSTDHNVSWTNSSTSPAEEFYTRHVLQVHLSPGLHDLGSVSWQLALCLLFIFTIVYFSIWKGVKTSGKVVWVTATFPYLVLLILLVRGATLPGAWRGVVFYLKPDWEKLLSTTVWIDAAAQIFFSLGPGFGVLLAFASYNPFHNNCYKDALITSSVNCLTSFLSGFVIFTVLGYMAEMRQLEVDAVAKDAGPSLLFIIYAEAIANMPAATFFAIIFFLMIIMLGLDSTFAGLEGVITAMLDEFPQLLAKRREWFVLGLVCVCFLGALSTLTYGGAFVVKLFEEYATGPAVITVVLLEVIAVSWFYGTNRFCNDIQLMLGFYPGCFWRVCWVAICPCFLLFIIISFLAFPPEVKLFHYHYPQWTVVLGYCIGVSSFICVPAYMVFHLLTAKGTFKQRLLKSITPVPSFNDHRDFIVTNAV